From a single Miscanthus floridulus cultivar M001 chromosome 8, ASM1932011v1, whole genome shotgun sequence genomic region:
- the LOC136473440 gene encoding probable inactive receptor kinase RLK902, protein MTTLYVSDAQPPLPLPSVRPYGRIPRPYGLEDLLRASAEVLGKGMYGTTYKATIESRPVMAVKHLKETSLPECEFQDKVAAIGGIDHPNIVLLQAAGLLLQQGREKLMVYDRVRGHVQSFLHASRQLRLWPGRR, encoded by the exons ATGACTACACTCTATGTGTCAGACGCGCAACCACCGCTGCCACTGCCTTCAGTCCGGCCCTACGGTAGGATTCCTCGGCCCTACGGCCTCGAGGACCTGTTGCGCGCGTCCGCCGAGGTTCTTGGCAAGGGCATGTACGGTACCACGTACAAGGCCACGATCGAGTCTAGGCCGGTCATGGCGGTGAAGCACCTCAAGGAGACTTCGTTGCCGGAGTGCGAGTTCCAGGACAAGGTCGCGGCCATCGGCGGGATCGACCATCCCAACATCGTGCTCCTGCAGGCTGCAGGCCTATTACTTCAGCAAGGACGAGAGAAGCTCATGGTGTACGATCGAGTTCGTGGCCATGTGCAGTCTTTCCTCCACGCTTCACG GCAACTACGGCTCTGGCCCGGTCGCCGCTGA